The Acidobacteriaceae bacterium genome includes a region encoding these proteins:
- a CDS encoding amidohydrolase family protein, giving the protein MRRRVLWCGLLLFAASAGAQNGAQPSFQPTAGRTLIRAGHVIDVHTGNELPDETVIVQGDKIVGLAKNSDTPAKPGDRVVDLAQYTVLPGMIDVHTHLTMATDFDPYFELSMTPGKEAIIGVENAKTTLEAGFTTVRNVGASGWTDVALRDEINAGHIPGPHMQVSGPPLGITGGHMDENLLPEQYHWQAEGVADGIPAVQHMVRNNIKYGADLIKIGASGGVLSKGDDPQASQYTLEEMQAIVADAHRLGRKVAAHAHGSQAILWASEAGVDSIEHGSYINDEDIAMMKKHGTYLVPTAYLVDWMRENMKLPAFYQQKMEDVGAAMKANHKHAIQMGVKVAMGTDAAVYPHGLNAHELDVYVNQYGMTPLEALKTTTLNAADLMGWTDKVGSLEPGKWADVIAVSGDPLKDIRTLQHVSFVMKSGVVYKNEAAPASVDKLSAVAQRAAPANDNDMKVDSF; this is encoded by the coding sequence ATGCGCAGACGTGTTCTGTGGTGCGGGCTTCTGCTGTTTGCAGCGAGCGCGGGTGCGCAGAACGGGGCGCAGCCGAGTTTCCAGCCGACCGCCGGCCGTACGCTGATTCGTGCCGGGCACGTCATCGATGTGCACACCGGCAACGAACTGCCCGACGAGACCGTCATCGTGCAGGGCGACAAGATCGTTGGCCTCGCGAAAAACTCCGACACACCCGCGAAGCCCGGTGATCGCGTCGTCGACCTCGCGCAGTACACCGTGCTGCCAGGGATGATCGACGTGCATACGCACCTGACGATGGCCACCGACTTCGACCCTTATTTCGAGCTGTCGATGACGCCCGGCAAGGAAGCGATCATCGGCGTGGAGAACGCGAAGACCACGCTCGAAGCAGGCTTCACCACCGTACGCAATGTCGGCGCAAGCGGGTGGACCGACGTCGCGCTGCGCGATGAGATCAACGCGGGGCACATTCCCGGACCGCACATGCAGGTGAGCGGTCCGCCGCTAGGCATCACCGGGGGGCACATGGATGAGAACCTGCTCCCCGAGCAGTATCACTGGCAGGCCGAGGGCGTCGCCGACGGGATCCCCGCCGTGCAGCACATGGTCCGCAACAATATTAAGTACGGTGCCGACCTCATCAAGATCGGCGCCAGCGGCGGCGTACTCTCCAAGGGCGATGATCCGCAGGCCTCGCAGTACACGCTCGAAGAGATGCAGGCCATCGTCGCCGACGCGCACCGTCTTGGCCGCAAGGTCGCCGCCCATGCGCATGGATCGCAGGCGATCCTGTGGGCCAGCGAAGCCGGCGTTGACTCCATCGAGCACGGCAGCTACATCAACGACGAAGATATTGCGATGATGAAGAAGCATGGAACGTACCTCGTGCCGACCGCGTATCTCGTCGACTGGATGCGCGAGAACATGAAGCTGCCCGCGTTCTATCAGCAGAAGATGGAGGACGTCGGCGCGGCGATGAAGGCCAATCACAAGCATGCGATCCAGATGGGTGTGAAGGTTGCGATGGGCACAGACGCCGCGGTCTATCCGCATGGTCTCAACGCGCACGAGCTTGACGTCTACGTGAACCAGTACGGCATGACGCCGCTCGAAGCTCTGAAGACCACGACGCTGAATGCCGCCGACCTGATGGGCTGGACCGACAAAGTCGGCTCGCTCGAGCCCGGCAAGTGGGCCGACGTGATTGCCGTCAGCGGCGATCCGCTCAAGGACATCCGCACGCTCCAGCATGTGAGCTTCGTGATGAAATCCGGCGTCGTCTACAAAAACGAAGCCGCGCCCGCCAGCGTCGACAAGCTCAGCGCAGTCGCACAGCGCGCCGCGCCGGCAAACGACAATGACATGAAAGTAGATAGTTTCTGA
- a CDS encoding lipocalin-like domain-containing protein: MRRVIACCVVMFFLAVPDAVPQGTNAQLARKIVGAWQLVSVEGQPPGLPGFYDHPTGLLIYDPSGTMSVQIANRGGRKTFARGLAAGTTAEKVAAFDGYFSYYGTYTVDDAAGTVTHHVEDSSYPDLRARHHVRWVEFQGDDRMVLIPCEDGNGGAVLRKGATYKLYWERVK, translated from the coding sequence ATGCGACGAGTTATTGCCTGTTGCGTGGTGATGTTTTTCCTTGCTGTGCCTGACGCCGTGCCCCAGGGCACGAACGCTCAACTGGCGAGGAAGATTGTGGGCGCGTGGCAGCTGGTGTCGGTTGAGGGCCAGCCGCCGGGGCTGCCCGGCTTCTACGATCACCCGACGGGTCTGCTCATCTACGACCCGTCGGGAACCATGTCGGTGCAGATTGCGAACCGAGGTGGACGGAAGACATTTGCACGAGGGCTGGCGGCCGGCACCACCGCGGAAAAGGTAGCCGCTTTCGACGGCTACTTCAGCTACTACGGCACGTATACCGTGGACGACGCTGCCGGAACGGTGACGCACCACGTTGAAGACAGCTCTTACCCGGACCTGCGCGCCCGGCATCATGTGCGCTGGGTGGAGTTTCAAGGCGACGATCGCATGGTGCTGATTCCGTGCGAAGACGGCAACGGCGGCGCGGTGTTGCGCAAGGGTGCGACTTACAAGTTGTATTGGGAGCGCGTGAAGTAG
- a CDS encoding Rieske 2Fe-2S domain-containing protein: protein MRPIAAGRAPELVQLDAAAKPGPPAEFIYDDWYPALRTDTLREPRTTTLLNIPLLVGRKRDGALFALRDLCPHRGIPLSAGWFDGETVQCKYHGWRFEPCTGQCEEIPSLTSHDGLEPTKIFANAFPVVERDGYAWVYIPAPGAGRITAADASLPPIPDLPKFTKRFRTSHLSADLPCNVDHGIIGLMDPAHGPFVHRAWWWRSAASIHEKTKRFEPIITDGDHDGFRMSPHAPSSNSAPYKLLGRPVTTIDFTLPNRRTETIVAENPRDKSKAPRWFSSLTTVTPITPSTCRIDVVAAWNIGYYIPFVTSLVRFFGARFVEQDQQTMVEQARGLRSNPGLMLIDDADKPAKWYFALKQRRLTGAGAHPLDGPIELHWRS, encoded by the coding sequence ATGCGTCCCATTGCCGCCGGCCGCGCGCCTGAGCTTGTGCAGCTTGATGCTGCCGCGAAGCCCGGTCCGCCAGCGGAGTTCATCTACGACGACTGGTATCCCGCGCTGCGCACGGACACGCTGCGCGAGCCACGCACGACCACGCTGCTGAACATTCCGCTGCTGGTCGGGCGCAAGCGCGACGGCGCGCTGTTTGCGCTGCGCGATTTGTGCCCGCACCGCGGCATTCCGCTGTCTGCGGGATGGTTCGATGGCGAGACCGTCCAGTGCAAATACCACGGCTGGCGGTTCGAGCCCTGCACGGGCCAGTGCGAAGAGATCCCCTCGCTGACATCGCACGACGGGCTCGAGCCAACAAAGATTTTCGCCAACGCGTTTCCGGTGGTCGAGCGCGACGGCTACGCCTGGGTCTATATTCCTGCACCCGGCGCTGGACGCATAACCGCGGCCGATGCATCGCTGCCGCCGATCCCGGATCTGCCGAAGTTCACGAAGCGCTTCCGCACGTCACACCTGTCGGCGGATCTTCCCTGCAACGTAGACCACGGGATCATTGGCCTGATGGATCCTGCGCACGGGCCGTTTGTGCATCGCGCGTGGTGGTGGCGCTCGGCGGCGAGCATCCACGAGAAGACCAAGCGCTTTGAGCCGATCATTACGGATGGCGATCACGACGGCTTCCGGATGTCGCCGCACGCGCCGAGCTCGAACTCCGCGCCATACAAACTACTCGGGCGGCCGGTAACGACGATCGACTTCACGCTGCCCAACCGCCGCACCGAGACCATCGTCGCCGAGAATCCGCGCGACAAATCCAAGGCTCCGCGCTGGTTTTCGTCGCTGACGACGGTCACGCCGATCACGCCGTCCACCTGCCGGATCGACGTCGTCGCCGCCTGGAACATCGGCTACTATATTCCCTTCGTTACCTCGCTGGTGCGCTTCTTCGGCGCGCGTTTTGTGGAGCAAGACCAACAGACGATGGTGGAGCAGGCGCGCGGCTTGCGGTCGAACCCAGGGCTGATGCTGATCGACGACGCGGACAAGCCGGCCAAGTGGTACTTCGCGCTGAAGCAACGACGGCTGACCGGCGCGGGCGCGCATCCGCTCGATGGACCGATCGAATTGCACTGGCGCAGCTAA
- a CDS encoding phospholipid carrier-dependent glycosyltransferase has protein sequence MADAVEAKTNEQALTAPKRARGTLLWIVLLWAAFYASFALLRPPLLDDADSVHSEVAREMLLRHDYVTLYANGIRYLEKAPLLYWSMAACLKIFGALGLTGAVASTIAVRLPLAFAVLALALLCESFARWMFRSANAGLYAALILLSSFGIFIFTRITIPDAMVCLWITLALWCFWCTEQLDAWPAHSAGERALRWYCWGFAASCALNVLTKGLIGVVFPVATVVIYLLLTRGWKRACTRSRELHPWSSLLVFLVIAAPWHVLAGLANPTQGHPTPFHFAHGHWQVPLPTDGNVRGWFWFYFMNEHVLRYLNLRVPHDYDTVPLLLFWGLCLVWMMPWSAFGFKAAGWALPVRSEKWRGQFRRHDLPLKMRARLLLVVWAAFVLLFFLLSTRQEYYVLPAFPAMAVLGAGWLAWVDHFKPRRSKKDPSKTVILTMGLRPDEGLGMIKAGQAAIHATEVLLILGLLFAVAAAGVLLHAHTPRGNVDLASLLSEHPGDYAMSMGHFLDLNADALGLFRLPLIIAALSLVGGPLASLLLRKRARPVHANCAMAAGAFGFLLAAHMGLVIFAPVISSAQLAEKIAPQVRPQDMVAIHGEYESGSTLGFYLHRADIHILEGRSSNLWYGSFFPDAPKIFETPETFAEKWSGSQRIFLWQSLTDPPNQLPQVNGPVYVIAKGGGKEIVSNQPNR, from the coding sequence GTGGCTGATGCAGTTGAAGCAAAGACAAACGAGCAGGCACTGACCGCACCGAAGCGCGCGCGCGGGACGCTGCTGTGGATCGTGCTGCTATGGGCGGCGTTTTATGCGAGCTTCGCGCTGCTGCGGCCGCCGCTGCTGGACGACGCCGACTCCGTGCACTCCGAAGTGGCGCGAGAGATGCTGCTGCGCCACGATTACGTGACGCTCTATGCGAATGGCATTCGCTATCTCGAGAAGGCGCCGCTGCTCTACTGGTCGATGGCGGCCTGTCTGAAAATATTCGGCGCGCTCGGCCTGACCGGCGCAGTTGCTTCGACGATTGCCGTCAGGCTTCCGCTGGCCTTTGCCGTGCTCGCGCTCGCGCTGCTCTGCGAGAGCTTCGCCCGATGGATGTTTCGCTCTGCAAACGCGGGGCTTTACGCCGCGCTGATTCTGCTCTCGAGCTTCGGAATCTTCATCTTCACGCGCATCACGATTCCGGATGCGATGGTGTGTCTCTGGATCACACTCGCACTGTGGTGCTTCTGGTGCACAGAACAGTTGGACGCGTGGCCCGCGCATTCGGCCGGTGAGCGTGCGCTGCGTTGGTATTGCTGGGGCTTCGCCGCAAGCTGCGCTCTGAATGTGCTGACCAAGGGCCTGATCGGCGTAGTGTTTCCGGTCGCCACTGTCGTCATCTATTTGCTGTTGACGCGCGGATGGAAGCGAGCCTGCACGCGGTCCAGAGAGCTGCATCCGTGGAGTTCGCTCCTCGTATTCCTCGTGATCGCTGCGCCGTGGCATGTGCTCGCGGGCCTGGCGAATCCGACCCAGGGTCATCCAACGCCATTCCATTTCGCACACGGGCATTGGCAGGTGCCGCTGCCCACCGACGGCAACGTGCGCGGCTGGTTCTGGTTCTACTTCATGAACGAGCACGTGCTGCGGTATCTGAATCTGCGCGTGCCGCACGACTACGACACCGTCCCGTTGCTGCTCTTCTGGGGCCTGTGCCTGGTGTGGATGATGCCGTGGTCCGCGTTCGGATTTAAAGCCGCCGGCTGGGCGCTGCCCGTGCGTTCCGAGAAATGGCGCGGCCAGTTCCGCCGGCACGATCTTCCGCTGAAGATGCGCGCGCGCCTGTTACTCGTCGTGTGGGCCGCATTTGTTCTCCTGTTCTTTTTGTTGTCCACCCGGCAGGAGTACTACGTCCTGCCCGCGTTCCCCGCCATGGCCGTGCTCGGCGCAGGCTGGCTCGCGTGGGTGGATCACTTCAAGCCGCGCCGCTCAAAGAAGGACCCCTCCAAGACCGTGATTCTCACGATGGGCCTGCGCCCTGATGAGGGACTCGGAATGATCAAGGCAGGGCAGGCGGCGATTCACGCGACAGAGGTTCTTCTGATCCTCGGTTTGCTGTTTGCGGTTGCCGCGGCCGGTGTGTTGCTGCATGCGCATACGCCGAGAGGAAATGTCGATCTCGCATCGCTGCTCAGTGAGCACCCCGGCGACTACGCGATGAGCATGGGCCACTTCCTCGACCTGAATGCGGACGCTCTGGGCTTGTTTCGCCTGCCGCTCATCATCGCTGCACTCAGTCTGGTCGGCGGTCCTCTGGCATCGTTGCTGCTGCGCAAGCGTGCACGCCCAGTCCACGCAAACTGCGCGATGGCCGCGGGTGCCTTCGGGTTTTTGCTGGCCGCGCACATGGGTCTCGTGATCTTCGCGCCGGTGATCAGTTCCGCGCAGCTCGCGGAGAAAATCGCTCCGCAGGTGCGCCCGCAGGATATGGTCGCCATTCACGGCGAATATGAATCGGGCTCGACGCTGGGCTTCTATCTGCACCGCGCCGACATCCACATCCTCGAAGGCCGCAGCTCGAACCTCTGGTACGGAAGCTTCTTCCCGGACGCGCCAAAGATCTTTGAGACGCCCGAGACCTTTGCGGAAAAATGGTCCGGCTCGCAGCGAATCTTCCTCTGGCAGTCGCTGACCGATCCGCCGAACCAGCTTCCGCAGGTGAACGGGCCGGTATACGTGATTGCGAAGGGCGGCGGAAAAGAGATCGTCAGCAACCAGCCGAATCGCTAG
- a CDS encoding type 1 glutamine amidotransferase domain-containing protein, with the protein MSKQLDGKRIAILATDGFEQSELIDPKKNLEKAGATVTVLSVEKTPKEIKGWDMTDWGKKVKVDGLVAEADPAQFDALVLPGGQINPDKLRMDQDAVSFVKRFAQTGKTIAAICHGPWMLVEADLVRGKTMTSWPSVHTDLKNAGANWVDQQVVQDGQFITSRKPDDIPAFSQKIIDVLSGSATQSRAA; encoded by the coding sequence ATGAGCAAACAACTCGACGGCAAGAGGATCGCGATCCTGGCAACCGACGGATTCGAGCAGTCAGAGCTGATCGATCCCAAGAAAAATCTCGAAAAGGCCGGAGCGACCGTCACCGTGCTCTCGGTCGAGAAAACCCCCAAAGAAATCAAGGGCTGGGACATGACCGACTGGGGCAAAAAGGTGAAGGTCGACGGTCTAGTCGCCGAGGCCGATCCCGCGCAGTTTGACGCGCTCGTTCTGCCCGGCGGCCAGATCAACCCAGACAAGCTGCGCATGGATCAGGATGCAGTCTCGTTCGTGAAGCGATTCGCGCAAACCGGCAAAACAATCGCGGCCATCTGCCACGGCCCGTGGATGCTTGTCGAAGCAGACCTAGTCCGTGGAAAGACCATGACCTCATGGCCATCCGTCCACACCGACCTCAAAAACGCCGGCGCCAACTGGGTCGACCAGCAGGTCGTCCAGGACGGCCAGTTCATCACCAGCCGCAAGCCCGACGACATCCCCGCCTTCTCGCAGAAGATTATCGACGTGCTCAGCGGATCAGCGACGCAATCCCGCGCCGCATAA
- a CDS encoding isoprenylcysteine carboxylmethyltransferase family protein: protein MAATKFEYKFRFLLHAVIICLGFWAPWCEPLGWTRIRTWLVLSSLLSRTGLLSFVAATNLILIIAIVLVTLGAWLRIWGASYVGASIVQSRAMHGDAMLADGPYRRTRNPLYLGTILHIIGLAILMPPSGAIFCVALIWLLQVRLALAEEPFLTQQFGESYVQYRKAVPRFLPSPTPQVAAAGKSPHWLQGFFGEIYMVGVVITFAAFGWNFNSMLMIRGVLISLGAWLIVKALLPRPKEPAPQQTT, encoded by the coding sequence ATGGCTGCAACAAAGTTCGAATACAAGTTCCGCTTCCTTCTCCACGCCGTTATCATCTGCCTCGGCTTCTGGGCGCCCTGGTGCGAGCCACTCGGCTGGACGCGCATCCGCACGTGGCTTGTGCTGTCGTCCTTGCTGTCGCGCACCGGCCTGCTGTCCTTCGTCGCCGCCACCAATCTCATCCTCATCATCGCGATCGTGCTCGTCACGCTCGGCGCCTGGCTGCGCATCTGGGGCGCGTCCTACGTCGGCGCCAGCATCGTGCAGTCGCGCGCGATGCACGGCGACGCCATGCTCGCCGACGGCCCGTATCGCCGCACCCGCAACCCGCTCTATCTAGGCACAATCCTCCACATCATCGGCCTCGCCATCCTTATGCCGCCCAGCGGGGCCATCTTCTGCGTCGCGCTCATCTGGCTGCTTCAAGTGCGCCTCGCGCTCGCCGAAGAACCTTTCCTCACCCAGCAATTCGGCGAGTCATACGTGCAATACCGCAAGGCCGTGCCGCGCTTTCTACCTTCGCCCACCCCGCAGGTCGCAGCCGCTGGCAAAAGCCCGCACTGGCTGCAGGGATTCTTCGGCGAAATCTACATGGTCGGCGTCGTCATCACCTTCGCCGCCTTCGGCTGGAACTTCAACTCCATGCTGATGATTCGCGGCGTGCTGATCTCGCTCGGCGCGTGGCTCATCGTGAAAGCATTGCTACCCAGGCCGAAAGAACCTGCGCCGCAGCAGACGACCTAA
- a CDS encoding gamma-glutamyl-gamma-aminobutyrate hydrolase family protein (Members of this family of hydrolases with an active site Cys residue belong to MEROPS family C26.), producing MPRARIAIPIPTSSNPEYNNRSWPTYAAAIEAAGGEPVRIDPSTTPRDLRETARSCSGILLPGSPADVLPSRYGAEPDAATNKADEYRETTDWTLLEEAERHRLPVLGICYGLQSLNVFRGGSLVQDLLPLPVNHSAGSKVAVAHTADISRESLLGSLLSEDETSPHDGFLRLPVNSSHHQAIAEPAPGMRIVARCPEDGVIEAIEAPYDPNDPWFFLAVQWHPERSTEISQASRSIFARLVREAEQKAGFQSK from the coding sequence ATGCCCCGCGCCCGGATCGCGATTCCCATCCCGACCAGCAGTAATCCCGAGTACAACAATCGCTCCTGGCCCACCTACGCCGCCGCCATCGAAGCCGCCGGGGGCGAGCCCGTCCGCATCGACCCCTCCACCACCCCACGCGACCTCCGCGAAACCGCGCGCTCCTGCTCCGGCATCCTGCTCCCCGGCAGCCCCGCCGACGTTCTGCCCTCCCGCTACGGCGCGGAGCCTGACGCAGCCACGAACAAAGCAGATGAATATCGTGAGACGACCGACTGGACTCTTCTCGAAGAGGCCGAGCGCCATCGCCTCCCTGTCCTCGGAATCTGCTACGGCCTCCAATCCCTGAACGTCTTCCGCGGCGGCTCGCTCGTCCAGGACCTGCTTCCGCTGCCCGTCAACCACTCCGCCGGCAGCAAGGTCGCCGTCGCCCATACCGCTGACATCTCCCGCGAAAGCCTCCTCGGCTCGCTGCTCTCAGAAGACGAAACTTCCCCACACGACGGATTCCTGCGTCTTCCCGTCAATTCCAGCCACCACCAGGCCATCGCCGAGCCCGCGCCCGGAATGCGCATCGTCGCCCGCTGCCCCGAAGACGGCGTCATCGAAGCCATCGAAGCCCCTTACGATCCGAACGATCCCTGGTTCTTCCTGGCGGTCCAGTGGCATCCGGAGCGCAGCACCGAAATCAGCCAGGCCTCACGTTCGATATTCGCCCGGCTTGTCCGCGAGGCCGAACAAAAGGCCGGCTTCCAGAGCAAGTAA
- a CDS encoding ribbon-helix-helix protein, CopG family translates to MMRPVQRVNVDFTAEMLDELDAEATQLNISRQAVIKSLLRQALDQHYVAVASRAKRA, encoded by the coding sequence ATGATGCGACCCGTGCAGAGGGTTAACGTAGACTTCACGGCGGAGATGCTGGATGAGTTGGACGCCGAGGCCACACAACTGAACATCAGCCGCCAGGCGGTGATCAAGTCGCTACTTCGGCAGGCGCTCGATCAGCATTATGTGGCTGTCGCGAGCCGGGCAAAGCGGGCGTAA
- a CDS encoding DUF72 domain-containing protein encodes MKKAGGTIRVGTAGWTLPKQHAQHFPESGTHLERCAQGLNCVEVNSSFHRPHQQKTWERWARCTPEDFRFSVKLPKAITHEAKLENCGALLQQFFEEVRGLGEKLGPVLVQLPPKLEFDEGLAQDFFTTIRELHPQEAQSGFIALEPRHASWFTAAVGRVLRGFEITRVAADPPKGSAAAATPGGWPGLCYWRLHGQPRTYYSAYEAAFLRGFARKVREASCAEQWVIFDNTALGHATGNALELVKEVRELGVRS; translated from the coding sequence ATGAAGAAGGCTGGGGGCACGATTCGTGTTGGTACGGCGGGATGGACGCTGCCGAAGCAACATGCGCAGCACTTTCCTGAGAGCGGCACGCATCTCGAACGTTGCGCGCAAGGGCTGAACTGCGTTGAGGTTAACTCGAGCTTTCATCGGCCGCATCAGCAGAAGACGTGGGAGCGGTGGGCGCGATGCACGCCGGAGGATTTTCGTTTCTCGGTGAAGCTGCCGAAGGCGATCACTCATGAGGCGAAGCTCGAGAATTGTGGAGCGCTGCTGCAGCAGTTTTTTGAGGAGGTGCGCGGGCTGGGCGAGAAGCTTGGGCCGGTGCTGGTGCAACTTCCTCCGAAGCTGGAGTTTGACGAGGGATTGGCGCAGGATTTTTTTACGACGATACGCGAGCTGCATCCGCAGGAGGCGCAGAGTGGGTTCATTGCGCTGGAGCCGCGGCATGCGAGCTGGTTCACGGCTGCGGTGGGGCGGGTTCTGCGGGGGTTCGAGATTACGCGTGTGGCGGCGGACCCGCCGAAGGGGTCGGCGGCGGCGGCGACGCCAGGTGGATGGCCGGGGTTGTGTTACTGGCGGCTGCATGGGCAGCCAAGGACGTACTACTCGGCGTATGAAGCTGCGTTTCTGCGGGGGTTTGCGCGGAAGGTGCGGGAGGCGAGCTGTGCGGAGCAGTGGGTGATCTTTGACAACACGGCGCTGGGGCATGCGACGGGGAATGCGCTGGAGTTGGTGAAGGAGGTTAGGGAGTTAGGGGTGAGGAGTTAG
- a CDS encoding TIR domain-containing protein, translated as MPKYDLAISFAGEQRTLAEEFADRLDSSGYSIFYDEYEGADIWGTDLTIKLANVYSEQARFCLVIVSDDYIRKSWTNLERQNALSRFMREKQGYLLCLRTDEAKLPGLPDVIAYVDLKGRTIDTIYRMILQKLGPPQARVPNDQISASDRQVAREIIRACNRRALFAASRSELDLDAMYSSLGEAIGTINSLMPQLRDHGLQIDSLQLVAAIDEIQRFQIQNRERTACCLPPEKQREMDKRKLQAIAIIRRIRRIASVDIQLPTELRLDHFFGRENADEPPLP; from the coding sequence ATGCCAAAGTACGATCTAGCCATCTCATTCGCCGGCGAGCAACGCACCCTTGCGGAAGAATTCGCGGACAGGCTTGACTCCTCTGGGTACTCCATCTTCTATGACGAGTATGAAGGGGCAGACATTTGGGGGACCGATCTGACGATCAAACTAGCCAACGTGTACAGCGAACAAGCGCGTTTCTGTCTGGTGATCGTTTCCGACGACTATATACGTAAGTCATGGACCAACTTGGAGCGGCAAAACGCCCTGTCGCGTTTTATGAGGGAAAAGCAGGGCTACCTACTTTGCCTTCGCACGGACGAGGCGAAGCTACCTGGATTGCCTGACGTTATCGCGTACGTTGATCTGAAAGGCCGCACGATCGACACCATTTACCGCATGATTCTGCAGAAACTCGGCCCGCCGCAAGCACGAGTCCCAAATGACCAGATTAGTGCGAGTGACAGACAGGTCGCCCGCGAAATCATTAGAGCTTGTAATCGACGAGCCCTCTTCGCGGCGAGTCGATCAGAGCTGGATTTGGACGCGATGTATTCCTCTCTCGGAGAGGCGATTGGAACAATCAACTCCCTTATGCCACAGTTGCGTGACCATGGCCTCCAAATCGATTCACTGCAGCTAGTAGCCGCAATCGACGAGATTCAGCGCTTCCAAATTCAGAACCGAGAGCGGACTGCGTGCTGCCTTCCTCCCGAAAAACAGAGAGAAATGGATAAGCGCAAACTACAAGCGATCGCGATCATCCGAAGAATTAGAAGAATCGCTTCCGTGGATATACAGCTACCGACTGAATTGCGACTCGATCACTTCTTCGGGCGGGAGAACGCAGACGAGCCGCCGCTCCCCTGA